The following coding sequences are from one Humulus lupulus chromosome X, drHumLupu1.1, whole genome shotgun sequence window:
- the LOC133803243 gene encoding BRI1 kinase inhibitor 1, which yields MDTHNHHHHQNLATEKKSFETKHGTTTTTSVQGIKEVKSLSSSSSLPANNSSKKQVTISSSSSSPASPPSASSSPSHEFSFTISLSTNNNKATTTTPTTTNNNNSSSFAVDLSPADDIFFHGHLLPLHLLSHLPVSPRSSTNSMDSFTLPIKEISSSSSSSIMEDIHQKQSKNGSSTATATNGGVSAGQNGEAAARSKPNKSFSLFGLSKWRKGQFRGRDYNNDGSGINNNSSIDEDDDIDDYYGKEKGPKRSKVRFELSHVIKRYMRMVRPLLFSRARRESIQLRRQPHSFSGVLGSSNNSNNISKRELMRGRRGEYSAPASMWTSPSNSGLLVATATASTAATSDSSMEELQAAIQAAIAHCKNSISNNNNVTEDKVVKC from the coding sequence ATGGACActcataatcatcatcatcatcagaaTCTAGCAACAGAGAAGAAATCTTTTGAAACGAAACATGGTACAACAACAACTACTTCTGTTCAAGGAATCAAAGAAGTTAAATCACTGTCGTCGTCGTCATCACTACCAGCTAACAACTCTTCGAAAAAACAGGTAACAAtatcatcatcttcatcatctccTGCCTCACCACCTTCGGCTTCCTCTTCTCCCTCTCATGAATTCTCCTTCACTATTTCTCTCTCCACAAACAATAACAAAGCCACAACTACTACTCCTACAACGACTAATAACAACAATAGTAGTTCCTTCGCCGTAGACTTGTCTCCGGCCGACGACATTTTCTTCCATGGCCATTTACTCCCTCTCCACCTTCTTTCCCACCTTCCAGTCTCTCCTCGATCCTCCACCAACTCCATGGATAGCTTTACTCTCCCCATTAAGGAGATTTCATCATCGTCGTCGTCCTCAATAATGGAGGATATTCATCAAAAGCAGAGCAAAAACGGCTCTTCAACCGCCACCGCCACCAACGGCGGCGTCTCGGCCGGACAAAATGGAGAGGCTGCAGCAAGAAGCAAACCCAACAAGTCGTTTTCGCTTTTCGGGCTATCGAAATGGAGAAAAGGGCAGTTTAGAGGGAGAGATTACAATAATGATGGTAGTGGCATCAATAATAATAGTAGTATTGATGAGGACGACGACATCGATGATTATTATGGTAAGGAGAAGGGACCTAAGAGGTCGAAGGTGAGGTTCGAACTGAGTCACGTAATCAAAAGGTACATGAGAATGGTGAGGCCGCTGCTGTTTTCCCGGGCGAGAAGAGAGAGTATCCAGTTACGTAGGCAGCCACATTCCTTCTCTGGTGTTTTgggtagtagtaataatagtaacaATATTAGTAAGCGGGAATTGATGAGAGGAAGGAGAGGAGAGTATTCGGCGCCGGCATCGATGTGGACTTCGCCGTCGAATAGCGGCCTCCTTGTGGCGACGGCTACAGCCTCTACGGCGGCGACGAGTGATAGTTCCATGGAAGAGTTGCAAGCCGCGATTCAAGCAGCTATTGCTCATTGCAAGAATTCcattagtaataataataatgtcaCAGAAGACAAAGTAGTCAAATGCTAG
- the LOC133804075 gene encoding sterol carrier protein 2-like, translating into MAAGQFKAETLFELMNKHFETDEGKELCKKVNLVYQINLAPKKIGFNEVCYTIDLKNGKVIKGALEGEKPDAALSFVEDDFVKIAQGKMNPQIAFMRGKLKVKGSMSAAQKFTPDIFPKLPVSKM; encoded by the exons ATGGCGGCCGGTCAGTTCAAGGCGGAGACTTTGTTTGAGTTGATGAATAAGCACTTCGAAACGGACGAGGGTAAAGAGCTCTGCAAGAAAGTTAATCTCGTTTACCAGATCAATCTCGCTCCCAAg AAAATTGGGTTCAATGAGGTCTGTTATACTATTGATCTGAAGAATGGCAAGGTCATCAAAG GAGCATTGGAAGGAGAAAAGCCTGATGCTGCATTATCCTTCGTAGAAGATGATTTTGTCAAAATTGCACAAGGAAAGATGAATCCCCAGATTGCTTTCATGAG AGGAAAATTGAAGGTTAAGGGCAGTATGAGCGCAGCACAGAAATTTACACCTGACATTTTCCCTAAGCTCCCAGTTTCAAAGATGTGA